In the genome of Candidatus Bipolaricaulota bacterium, one region contains:
- the ispH gene encoding 4-hydroxy-3-methylbut-2-enyl diphosphate reductase, whose translation MRIIKAQVLGFCFGVRRAVEMIEAELRDRGPLYTLGAIVHNTHVVEALARSGAQLVHSLDEVPPGGTVAITAHGAGEEVYAEIRRRGLRLVDTTCTIVRRAQQTAAKLVEEGYFVVVYGEADHQEVKGILSWTRGEGIATLTPDIELPPEAKKIGIIAQTTKKPELFARFAQELIVRYTGKLGEIRIIDTTCPETGRRYQAGRELAEQVDALIVVGSRSSANTRKLAETCRGTGVPTYHIESADEIEPDWLAGRETFGVTAGASTPDNVIEEVVQKLREIDETKNAKGGNGDEEHLLKR comes from the coding sequence GTGAGGATCATAAAGGCACAGGTTCTCGGGTTCTGCTTCGGGGTGCGCCGCGCGGTGGAGATGATTGAAGCGGAGCTCAGGGATCGCGGACCCCTCTACACCCTGGGGGCGATCGTGCACAACACCCACGTCGTCGAGGCGCTGGCGAGAAGTGGGGCTCAGCTTGTGCACTCGCTCGACGAGGTCCCTCCCGGAGGGACGGTGGCGATCACCGCCCACGGAGCGGGGGAGGAGGTATACGCCGAGATCCGCCGCCGCGGGCTGCGGCTCGTCGACACCACCTGCACGATCGTCCGCCGCGCGCAGCAGACGGCAGCAAAACTCGTCGAGGAGGGGTACTTCGTCGTGGTGTACGGGGAGGCTGACCATCAGGAAGTGAAGGGGATCCTCTCCTGGACGCGGGGGGAGGGGATCGCCACCCTCACCCCGGATATCGAGCTCCCGCCGGAGGCGAAGAAGATCGGGATCATCGCCCAAACGACGAAGAAGCCGGAGCTGTTCGCCCGATTCGCCCAGGAGCTCATCGTGCGCTACACCGGAAAGCTCGGGGAGATCAGGATCATCGACACCACCTGTCCGGAGACCGGCCGCCGCTACCAGGCGGGGCGCGAGCTCGCCGAACAGGTCGACGCCCTGATCGTGGTCGGAAGCCGATCCTCAGCGAACACGCGCAAGCTCGCCGAGACCTGCCGCGGGACCGGAGTACCGACCTATCACATCGAATCGGCGGACGAGATCGAGCCGGACTGGCTCGCTGGCCGGGAGACGTTCGGGGTGACCGCCGGGGCGTCGACCCCGGACAACGTGATCGAAGAGGTGGTACAGAAATTACGGGAAATAGACGAGACAAAAAATGCGAAAGGGGGGAATGGAGACGAGGAACATCTCCTGAAACGATGA
- the hpnC gene encoding squalene synthase HpnC, with amino-acid sequence MVAEHIRTLIELPESPPSLAAARDLCLRLTRQHYENFTLISLLVPRRMRVHIAAVYAFCRTVDDIGDEAPGDRIALLDRFEEELQSAYSGTPRHPVIIALKQTIAEFDLPAVPFLKLIEANRIDQRVHRYANFGELLHYCDHSANPVGRLFLMLYGYRDEELFRLSDNTCTALQLTNFWQDIRRDYEMGRIYLPQDEMERFGVSESDIAAASANERVRALVRFQVDRARGYFRDGLPLLDRVSGHLRVDIALFSRGGLAILDKIAAQDYDTLSRRPVLSKGEKMRLFLSTLVSPRYERWIRS; translated from the coding sequence ATGGTAGCCGAGCACATTCGCACCCTGATCGAGCTGCCGGAGAGTCCGCCGTCCCTTGCCGCGGCGCGGGACCTCTGCCTGCGTCTGACGAGGCAGCACTACGAGAACTTCACCCTCATCTCGCTTCTGGTGCCGCGGCGGATGCGGGTCCACATCGCGGCGGTGTACGCGTTCTGCCGCACGGTCGACGACATCGGCGACGAGGCCCCCGGGGACCGGATCGCCCTCCTCGACCGATTCGAGGAAGAGCTTCAGAGCGCCTACTCCGGAACCCCGCGCCACCCGGTGATCATCGCGCTTAAACAAACGATCGCGGAGTTCGACCTTCCCGCTGTGCCGTTCCTCAAGCTGATCGAGGCGAACCGGATCGACCAGCGCGTGCACCGGTACGCGAACTTCGGAGAGCTCCTCCACTACTGCGATCACTCGGCGAACCCGGTCGGCCGGTTGTTCCTCATGCTCTACGGCTATCGCGACGAGGAGCTGTTCAGACTGTCGGACAACACCTGCACCGCGCTCCAGCTCACCAACTTCTGGCAGGATATCCGGCGCGACTACGAGATGGGCCGGATCTACCTGCCTCAGGACGAGATGGAGAGATTCGGGGTGAGCGAATCCGACATCGCAGCAGCGAGCGCAAACGAGCGGGTTCGGGCCCTGGTGCGGTTCCAGGTCGACCGGGCGCGGGGCTACTTCCGTGATGGGCTCCCGCTCCTCGACCGCGTGTCCGGCCACCTGCGGGTCGACATCGCGCTCTTCTCCCGCGGCGGCCTTGCCATCCTCGACAAGATCGCGGCCCAGGACTACGACACCCTGTCCCGCCGCCCCGTCCTGAGCAAGGGGGAGAAGATGCGGCTCTTCCTCTCCACCCTGGTCTCGCCCCGTTACGAGAGATGGATCCGAAGCTAG
- a CDS encoding YjbQ family protein — protein sequence MNTQIHQAVIKQVKVYREIIRKTAQRALEFIDITDKVLEILARSGISEGMVLVYSRHTTAAIKINENEPLLLGDMARFLQRVAPKDGDYKHNDFVVRTANMTEDECPNGHAHCQHLLLGASEIIPLAAGELLLGRWQRIFLIELDRPREREVIVQVQGW from the coding sequence ATGAATACTCAGATACATCAAGCAGTGATCAAGCAGGTAAAGGTCTATCGCGAGATTATCAGAAAGACTGCACAGCGGGCTCTTGAGTTTATCGATATCACCGATAAGGTGTTGGAGATCCTCGCCCGCTCCGGGATCAGTGAGGGGATGGTGCTCGTCTACTCGCGCCACACCACCGCGGCGATCAAGATCAACGAAAACGAGCCCCTCCTTCTCGGTGACATGGCGCGGTTCCTGCAGCGGGTTGCACCCAAGGACGGGGACTACAAGCACAACGACTTCGTCGTGCGCACCGCCAACATGACCGAGGACGAATGCCCGAACGGGCACGCTCACTGCCAGCATCTGCTGTTGGGAGCGAGTGAAATCATCCCTCTGGCTGCTGGTGAGCTCCTCCTCGGCCGCTGGCAGCGGATCTTCCTGATCGAGCTCGATCGTCCGCGGGAGCGCGAAGTCATCGTGCAAGTGCAGGGATGGTAG
- a CDS encoding squalene/phytoene synthase family protein, with protein MDPKLAAAYRECTRRTRAAKSNFYYAFLTLPTYKRRSIYAIYAFCREADDIADSSAPLAEKRDKLAALRARLHAVASGNPSPGVDLALADTIARFSIDPQDLAAIIDGVEMDLTVSRYPTFDELSAYCYRVASAVGLAVLPVLAGGPVTDETRARGIDLGIGLQVANIVRDVKEDADRDRIYLPQEDLARFGVTEDEILSGTMSDRMRDLLAFEAGRARDLIKRGFKLIPALPRHARPFPLFLGRVYGAILDRIEARGYDVFSGRVSLTKFEKGSLLARTFVGAFLWRGY; from the coding sequence ATGGATCCGAAGCTAGCTGCGGCCTACCGCGAGTGCACCCGCCGCACTCGCGCGGCCAAGAGCAACTTCTACTACGCGTTTCTGACGTTACCCACCTACAAGCGCCGCTCGATCTACGCGATCTACGCGTTCTGCCGCGAGGCGGACGACATCGCCGACAGCTCCGCACCACTGGCCGAAAAGCGGGACAAGCTCGCCGCGCTGCGGGCCCGGCTGCACGCTGTCGCCTCCGGAAACCCGTCTCCCGGGGTCGACCTCGCCCTCGCCGACACGATCGCCCGGTTCTCCATCGATCCGCAGGACCTCGCCGCGATCATCGACGGAGTGGAGATGGACCTCACCGTGTCGCGCTATCCCACGTTCGACGAGCTGTCCGCGTACTGCTACCGCGTCGCCTCCGCGGTCGGGCTGGCGGTCCTCCCCGTGCTCGCCGGTGGGCCGGTGACGGACGAGACGCGGGCGCGCGGGATCGACCTTGGGATCGGGCTGCAGGTCGCCAACATCGTCCGCGATGTGAAGGAAGACGCCGACCGCGATCGGATCTACCTCCCACAGGAGGACCTCGCCCGGTTTGGGGTGACCGAGGACGAAATCCTCTCCGGGACGATGTCCGACCGGATGCGGGACCTCCTTGCGTTCGAGGCGGGGCGGGCCCGTGATTTGATCAAGCGTGGATTCAAGCTCATCCCGGCCCTCCCCCGCCATGCCCGCCCGTTTCCCCTCTTCCTCGGGCGCGTGTACGGAGCGATCCTCGATCGGATCGAGGCCCGCGGCTACGACGTCTTCTCCGGAAGGGTTTCGCTCACGAAGTTCGAGAAGGGCTCCCTCCTCGCACGCACGTTTGTAGGAGCGTTCCTATGGCGCGGGTACTGA